One genomic region from Haloterrigena gelatinilytica encodes:
- a CDS encoding helix-turn-helix domain-containing protein, producing MAIEASFTIDQPEFPLNIVFEEVPDATIELDRVVPTNDAAIPYFWIYADDVGDLTTNLKEDEGVDDSTVIDELEEQMFVRVDWNLDHESVLTAIINTDVTLLSGLGDNENWTFEVRSSDQETLSEFQSYCRENDIPVQLTQLHALSPLESDKDYDLTDGQQEALVLAYSRGYFDSPRGATQDDLADELDISRQAVSSRLQRGLRRLVASTLITSPE from the coding sequence ATGGCAATTGAAGCCTCTTTCACCATTGACCAGCCCGAATTTCCTTTGAATATTGTTTTCGAGGAAGTACCCGATGCCACCATTGAACTGGATCGCGTCGTTCCAACGAACGACGCAGCTATCCCTTACTTCTGGATTTATGCTGACGATGTCGGTGACCTTACAACAAATCTAAAAGAGGATGAAGGGGTGGACGATTCCACCGTGATCGACGAGTTGGAGGAACAGATGTTCGTTCGAGTGGACTGGAACCTTGACCACGAAAGCGTCCTTACCGCAATTATCAACACCGATGTCACCCTCCTTTCTGGATTAGGTGACAACGAGAACTGGACGTTCGAGGTCAGAAGTAGCGATCAAGAGACGCTTTCCGAATTTCAATCGTACTGCCGAGAAAATGACATACCGGTCCAGCTCACACAGCTTCATGCGCTCTCCCCATTAGAATCTGATAAAGATTATGACTTGACAGATGGACAACAGGAAGCATTGGTATTGGCGTACTCTCGCGGGTACTTTGACTCGCCTCGGGGAGCCACGCAAGACGATCTCGCTGATGAACTTGATATCAGCCGACAGGCGGTTTCATCGCGTTTGCAGCGCGGTCTTCGACGGCTTGTAGCAAGTACGCTGATAACGTCCCCTGAGTGA
- a CDS encoding HalOD1 output domain-containing protein translates to MNTVEVVEDGIYQAEYDSTRDQPSLAVVAAVAAVDNSDPVEMNPLHNVIDTGALNELFSATTSGGQRNGHISFSYEGYEVTVFSEGVIKVNSVENT, encoded by the coding sequence ATGAACACCGTCGAAGTCGTCGAGGACGGGATCTACCAAGCGGAGTACGATAGCACTCGTGACCAGCCGAGTCTGGCAGTCGTTGCAGCTGTGGCGGCTGTTGACAATAGTGATCCCGTGGAAATGAACCCACTCCATAATGTGATTGACACGGGGGCACTCAATGAACTGTTCTCGGCGACAACCAGTGGAGGACAGAGAAATGGTCACATCTCCTTTTCGTATGAGGGGTATGAAGTGACTGTATTCAGTGAGGGCGTTATCAAGGTCAACTCTGTGGAGAACACGTAA
- a CDS encoding long-chain-fatty-acid--CoA ligase has product MRQEMLTTDFLERAVDSYGDVTGVVAHDGTEYTYAEVNDRVNRLAHALEERGVERGDRVALLAPNTHYFIETLYATNKLGAVFVPLNYRLAAGEYQYILEDCAAGTVVADDDYAEKIEAVRDTIPAETFVGYRADEIEGEWTDYEDLLEGQPTEEPDRPDISEDDDASINYTSGTTGDPKGVVRTHRTEHWHALVLNQHMEIRDDDTYLWTLPMFHCNGWGHTYAITGTGGTHVCQRTFDAEGVFERVREYDVSFMCGAPTVLNNLIQYHEERAAPEGQRGEGGETAGTLETTGDRDVRIATAGSAPATATIETVEDEFGWRIIHIYGLTETAPIITTSNSPRRLAERGRELKVKQGSQTLCTDVRVVDEDGAEVPRDGETIGEIVVRGNQVMDRYLNKPDATEKAFSERLEGYFHTGDLATIDEDGMVAIQDRKKDIIISGGENISSIEVEDVLYDHPDVGKAAVIPVPSEEWGETPKALVVPRSGAEPTEDEILEFVGEHLAGYKKPSSVDFVEDLPETATGKVQKYELREEYWGEAETRVGQQ; this is encoded by the coding sequence ATGAGACAGGAGATGCTCACCACGGACTTCCTCGAGCGGGCGGTCGACAGCTACGGCGACGTCACCGGCGTCGTCGCCCACGACGGGACCGAGTACACCTACGCGGAGGTCAACGATCGCGTAAATCGACTCGCACACGCCCTCGAGGAGCGCGGCGTCGAACGGGGGGACCGCGTCGCCCTGCTCGCGCCGAACACGCACTACTTCATCGAGACGCTGTACGCGACGAACAAGCTCGGTGCGGTGTTCGTCCCGCTGAATTACCGGTTGGCCGCGGGCGAGTACCAGTACATCCTCGAGGACTGCGCGGCGGGCACGGTCGTCGCGGACGACGACTACGCGGAGAAGATCGAGGCGGTCCGCGACACGATCCCGGCGGAGACGTTCGTGGGCTATCGGGCCGACGAGATCGAGGGAGAGTGGACCGACTACGAGGACCTCCTCGAGGGCCAGCCCACCGAGGAACCCGACCGGCCAGACATCAGCGAGGACGACGACGCCAGCATCAACTACACCTCGGGGACGACGGGCGATCCGAAGGGCGTCGTCCGCACCCACCGCACCGAACACTGGCACGCGCTGGTGCTCAACCAACACATGGAGATCAGAGACGACGACACCTACCTCTGGACGCTGCCGATGTTCCACTGCAACGGCTGGGGCCACACCTACGCGATCACGGGCACCGGCGGGACCCACGTCTGCCAGCGCACCTTCGACGCCGAGGGGGTCTTCGAGCGCGTACGCGAGTACGACGTCTCGTTCATGTGCGGCGCGCCGACGGTGCTGAACAACCTGATTCAGTACCACGAGGAGCGCGCTGCGCCGGAGGGGCAGCGAGGTGAAGGCGGTGAAACCGCCGGAACGCTCGAGACCACCGGCGACCGCGACGTTCGGATCGCGACCGCCGGCTCGGCGCCTGCCACGGCCACCATCGAGACCGTCGAGGACGAGTTCGGCTGGCGGATCATCCACATCTACGGGCTCACCGAGACCGCGCCGATTATCACGACGAGCAACTCGCCGCGCCGACTCGCCGAGCGCGGCCGCGAACTCAAGGTCAAGCAGGGCAGCCAGACGCTCTGTACCGACGTCCGGGTCGTCGACGAGGACGGCGCGGAGGTCCCCCGCGACGGCGAGACCATCGGCGAGATCGTCGTCCGCGGCAACCAGGTGATGGACCGGTATCTCAACAAGCCCGACGCCACCGAGAAAGCCTTCTCCGAGCGCCTCGAGGGCTACTTCCACACCGGCGACCTCGCGACGATCGACGAGGACGGCATGGTCGCGATCCAGGACCGCAAGAAGGACATCATCATCTCCGGCGGCGAGAACATCTCGAGCATCGAGGTCGAGGACGTCCTCTACGACCACCCCGACGTCGGGAAGGCCGCGGTCATCCCCGTCCCGAGCGAGGAGTGGGGCGAGACGCCGAAGGCGCTGGTCGTCCCGCGCAGCGGCGCCGAACCGACCGAGGACGAGATCCTCGAGTTCGTCGGCGAACACCTCGCGGGCTACAAGAAGCCCTCGAGCGTCGACTTCGTCGAGGATCTCCCCGAGACCGCGACCGGCAAGGTCCAGAAGTACGAACTCCGCGAGGAGTACTGGGGCGAAGCGGAGACGCGCGTGGGACAACAATAA
- a CDS encoding 30S ribosomal protein S15, producing the protein MARMHTRRRGSSGSDKPTADDPPEWSDVDADDIESRVVELAEQGYDPSQIGMKLRDEGVTGTPVPDVKLATGKKITEILEENDARSEFPEDLYNLMERAVRLREHVQENPQDYQNKRALQNTESKVRRLVDYYRGDEVEPDFTYSYDVAKELLDEE; encoded by the coding sequence ATGGCACGAATGCACACCCGCCGTCGCGGCTCGTCCGGATCGGACAAGCCGACGGCAGACGACCCGCCGGAGTGGAGCGACGTCGACGCGGACGATATCGAATCCCGCGTCGTCGAACTGGCAGAGCAGGGCTACGATCCCAGTCAGATCGGGATGAAGCTGCGCGACGAAGGCGTCACCGGCACGCCCGTCCCGGACGTCAAGCTGGCGACCGGGAAGAAGATCACCGAGATCCTCGAGGAGAACGACGCGCGATCCGAGTTCCCCGAGGACCTCTACAACCTGATGGAGCGCGCCGTGCGCCTGCGCGAGCACGTCCAGGAGAACCCGCAGGACTACCAGAACAAGCGCGCCCTGCAGAACACGGAGTCGAAGGTTCGACGCCTCGTCGACTACTACCGCGGCGACGAAGTCGAGCCGGACTTCACGTACTCCTACGACGTCGCGAAAGAGCTCCTCGACGAGGAGTAA